A window from Telopea speciosissima isolate NSW1024214 ecotype Mountain lineage chromosome 8, Tspe_v1, whole genome shotgun sequence encodes these proteins:
- the LOC122672397 gene encoding uncharacterized protein LOC122672397, which yields MVTIEILTGTNFKKWKEGFLFAMETADVHISFHMDKPANLDDRSANDDKTIHAAWTKSNRLCLLSLKRTIKEHLKSGFPSNCIAKELLAAVALRYRVSSNAEIGTLLQELFNMTYNGSRGVRDYIIRMVDYQTKLKALNVSFLDTCIIHQALNTLPPEFGIIKTNYRSADET from the coding sequence ATGGTTACTATCGAGATTCTTACGGGcacaaacttcaagaaatggaaagagggtTTTTTGTTTGCTATGGAGACGGCTGATGTTCatatatcttttcatatggacaAGCCAGCAAACTTAGATGACAGGAGTGCTAATGATGATAAGACAATACATGCTGCATGGACAAAGAGTAATCGTCTTTGTTTGTTGTCCTTGAAGAGGACCATTAAGGAGCATCTGAAAAGTGGTTTCCCTTCTAATTGCATTGCTAAGGAGTTGTTGGCTGCAGTGGCACTGAGGTACCGAGTCTCATCTAATGCTGAAATAGGAACCCTTCTGCAGGAACTCTTTAACATGACTTATAATGGTTCTAGAGGAGTTAGAGATTATATCattaggatggttgattaccaaacCAAACTCAAAGCCCTGAATGTTTCATTTCTTGACACTTGTATTATCCATCAAGCCTTGAACACCCTTCCACCTGAATTTGGGATTATCAAGACCAACTATAGATCTGCTGATGAAACTTGA